In Triplophysa rosa linkage group LG7, Trosa_1v2, whole genome shotgun sequence, the following proteins share a genomic window:
- the LOC130556702 gene encoding E3 SUMO-protein ligase ZBED1-like, giving the protein MREKKRVVLCGGGACAWSRDLRGAVWRREKMDTEQADTELVPRKNATSVIWQYFGFRISDTEQREVLCRICKTKVATSRGNTTNLYQHLKQHREKYDECMTVKAKSSKETEQNKAQPASRTKQHIITDVFASVTPYDKTSQRYKEITDSITHCLAKDMMPIYTVSKEGFQKMIRTLDKRYQLPSRNYFSQVAIPELYNKCRSEVQLEISTVKFFSTTTDLWSSRTTEPYISLTVHFVDEEFELKSRCLQTSYFPDDHTGENIAAGLREALAAWDLCENAQVAVTTDNGSNIVKAVALNHWIRFQCFGHRLHLAIENALKDNAQCISRATGICRKIVGHFSHSWKKRVALKEAQRELNLPEHAMVTDCSTRWGSTQKMIARVLEQQNALSKVLSADRKVRHLLPTWQDLEVLESVNKALSPLQDFTDALSGERYVSISCVKPTLHLLNTSVLAEEEEDTNLTKSLKSKILAYLNKKYEDSDTQDLLNMSSFLDPRFRTQYIAAEETQTLKERVISELIDIHQQQPVAQSTAAMEDSLELDVESPPAAKSRKKNLASFFKKTTSTTSTASFDPMVLFREAVAAELNAYIYMPCVVDHEEDPLKWWKSYKINFPRLCKLAQKYLCTQATSSASERAFSTSGNVVSNHRSCLKPDKVDMLVFLAKNLSSTK; this is encoded by the exons ATGCGAGAAAAAAAACGAGTTGTCTTGTGTGGCGGTGGCGCGTGTGCTTGGTCACGTGACTTGCGGGGCGCCGTGTGGAGACGGGAGAAAATGGATACGGAGCAGGCCGACACTGAACTAGTGCCCAGAAAAAATGCTACCTCTGTTATTTGGCAATATTTTGGCTTCAGGATATCAGACACTGAGCAGAGAGAGGTACTGTGCAGAATTTGCAAAACTAAAGTTGCTACATCTCGTGGCAACACGACAAATTTATATCAGCACCTGAAACAACACAGAGAAAAGTATGATGAATGCATGACGGTAAAAGCCAAGAGTAGTAAAGAGACCGAACAAAACAAAGCACAACCTGCGAGCAGAACAAAACAACACATAATTACAGATGTGTTTGCGAGTGTCACGCCATATGACAAGACATCGCAAAGATATAAAGAAATCACTGACTCCATCACGCACTGCTTGGCAAAAGACATGATGCCCATATACACCGTTAGCAAAGAGGGATTTCAGAAAATGATTCGCACATTGGACAAGAGATACCAGCTGCCCTCGCGAAACTATTTCTCTCAAGTTGCAATACCTGAGCTTTACAATAAGTGCCGTAGCGAGGTTCAACTAGAAATATCTACGGTGAAATTCTTTTCAACCACTACGGACCTTTGGTCAAGCAGGACGACGGAGCCATATATTAGCCTAACTGTACACTTTGTCGACGAGGAGTTTGAACTGAAAAGCCGTTGCCTGCAAACATCCTATTTCCCTGACGACCACACGGGAGAGAACATAGCCGCGGGTTTGAGAGAGGCACTGGCTGCATGGGACCTCTGTGAGAATGCTCAGGTCGCTGTCACTACAGACAACGGCAGTAACATCGTCAAAGCGGTGGCGCTTAATCACTGGATTAGGTTCCAGTGCTTTGGGCATAGACTTCATCTGGCCATCG AAAATGCGCTGAAAGATAATGCACAATGCATTAGCAGGGCTACTGGGATATGTAGAAAGATTGTGGGCCACTTCTCCCATAGCTGGAAGAAAAGAGTGGCCTTGAAGGAAGCCCAAAGAGAACTCAACCTCCCAGAGCATGCCATGGTGACAGACTGCTCAACGCGATGGGGTTccactcagaagatgatagctAGAGTCCTGGAGCAGCAAAATGCCTTGTCCAAGGTTCTCTCTGCAGACCGCAAAGTGCGACACCTACTGCCCACATGGCAGGACCTGGAGGTCCTGGAATCTGTGAACAAGGCACTCAGCCCACTCCAGGACTTCACGGATGCCCTGTCAGGTGAACGATATGTAAGCATATCTTGTGTGAAACCTACTCTGCATCTTCTGAACACCTCAGTGCTAGCTGAAGAGGAAGAGGACACTAACCTGACCAAATCACTGAAATCAAAAATTCTGGCCTACCTCAACAAGAAATATGAAGACAGTGACACACAGGACCTGCTAAACATGTCTTCGTTCCTAGACCCAAGGTTTCGAACACAATACATCGCTGCAGAGGAGACCCAGACCTTAAAGGAACGAGTAATCTCGGAGTTGATA gacATTCACCAGCAGCAGCCTGTAGCCCAAAGTACTGCAGCGATGGAGGATAGCCTGGAACTGGATGTAGAAAGTCCACCTGCTGCTAAATCCAGGAAAAAAAACCTGGCCAGTTTCTTTAAGAAAACCACAAGCACAACATCAACAGCATCATTTGATCCCATGGTGCTGTTTAGAGAAGCAGTAGCTGCTGAACTTAATGCTTACATTTACATGCCATGTGTTGTAGACCATGAAGAAGATCCACTGAAATGGTGGAAGAGTTACAAAATAAACTTCCCTAGGCTATGCAAACTAGCACAGAAATATCTGTGCACACAAGCAACAAGCTCTGCATCAGAGAGAGCTTTTAGCACTAGTGGTAATGTTGTATCGAATCATCGCTCCTGTCTGAAACCAGACAAGGTAGATATGCTTGTTTTTTTGGCAAAGAACCTCTCAAGCACTAAATAG